In Treponema vincentii, a single window of DNA contains:
- a CDS encoding viperin family antiviral radical SAM protein, with product MQTTHCLTVNWHFTAACNFKCRYCFMHNSLSLTRKDYMVVLKKLTGSFQRINFVGGEPTVSPLLIPLVRDAYHAGFDCSIVTNGFNLIHNAQQFEAIYPLLSCIGISVDSLDKRTNAAIGRCCKGHVITRSEYEQLCAAIKSHGIRLKINTVVSKLNVHEDFTHFYEAVQPDRIKLFQVLKPNTQLKNDYEDLLITKADFNSFVLRHKTAGSFGENIVAEDNEAMTNAYYILDSECRFIDNKTGKKSPSLADEGMTVEQALSYIEVDTAKYQARYIA from the coding sequence ATGCAAACGACTCATTGTCTCACTGTTAATTGGCACTTTACTGCAGCGTGCAATTTTAAGTGCCGGTATTGTTTTATGCACAATAGTCTTTCGTTAACGCGGAAAGATTATATGGTTGTGCTTAAAAAGCTTACAGGCTCCTTTCAAAGGATTAACTTTGTCGGCGGAGAGCCGACCGTATCTCCATTACTCATCCCGCTTGTCCGTGATGCTTATCACGCAGGGTTCGACTGCTCAATCGTAACAAACGGTTTTAATCTCATCCATAATGCGCAGCAATTTGAAGCTATCTATCCGCTATTATCGTGCATCGGTATCAGTGTCGATTCTTTAGACAAAAGAACGAATGCAGCAATCGGCAGATGCTGTAAGGGGCATGTTATTACAAGAAGCGAATACGAACAGCTGTGCGCTGCAATCAAATCACACGGTATTCGGTTAAAGATAAATACGGTGGTCAGTAAGTTGAATGTGCATGAGGATTTTACCCACTTTTACGAAGCCGTACAGCCTGACAGAATAAAGCTCTTCCAAGTGTTGAAGCCGAATACACAGCTTAAAAATGATTATGAAGATCTGCTGATTACTAAAGCCGATTTTAATTCCTTTGTACTGCGGCACAAAACCGCCGGCTCTTTCGGTGAGAATATCGTTGCAGAGGATAATGAAGCAATGACGAATGCCTACTACATTCTGGACAGCGAGTGCCGGTTTATCGACAACAAAACCGGTAAAAAGAGTCCTTCGCTTGCGGATGAGGGTATGACGGTGGAACAAGCTTTGTCATACATTGAAGTAGATACTGCAAAATATCAAGCACGATATATTGCGTAA